A part of Leptospira yasudae genomic DNA contains:
- a CDS encoding ParB N-terminal domain-containing protein, producing the protein MKIRVSDIKVKNRIRKDLGDLRPLKESIQKLGLLHPILIDLDNTLISGERRLESVKILGWEYVDVRIVDIRNKKERVQMEAEENNIRLEFTSEEQDRVQELLKRYSYTTIFGRIFAWILDLWDWLKRFFQKK; encoded by the coding sequence ATGAAAATTCGAGTTTCGGACATCAAAGTTAAGAATCGTATTCGCAAAGATCTCGGGGACCTCCGCCCTCTCAAAGAATCCATCCAAAAGCTGGGACTTCTTCATCCTATCTTGATCGATCTAGACAACACATTGATTTCCGGCGAAAGAAGACTCGAAAGCGTAAAAATTCTGGGTTGGGAATACGTGGATGTTCGAATCGTGGATATTCGAAATAAAAAAGAAAGAGTTCAGATGGAAGCGGAAGAAAACAATATTCGTTTAGAATTTACTTCCGAGGAACAGGATCGCGTCCAAGAGCTCCTAAAAAGATATTCATACACAACCATCTTTGGAAGAATCTTTGCTTGGATTTTGGATCTTTGGGACTGGTTAAAACGGTTTTTTCAGAAAAAGTAA